In Leptospira bouyouniensis, the following proteins share a genomic window:
- a CDS encoding STAS domain-containing protein, with protein MIENWDDYTVESGDFKMEVLQQKFVPLPPSAVYFELSGEINLYNSQVMKENLEILISKGIHHIFLNFEQVSYIDSSGLGVCLGIHSRLVKQLGYIRIVSPSEKVRYVLELTKLKSLLQIFPTLEQAVNHS; from the coding sequence ATGATCGAAAATTGGGATGATTATACTGTCGAAAGTGGAGACTTCAAAATGGAAGTCCTACAACAAAAATTTGTCCCTCTCCCTCCGTCTGCCGTTTACTTCGAGTTATCTGGTGAAATCAATTTATACAATTCCCAGGTGATGAAAGAAAATCTTGAAATATTGATTTCAAAAGGCATTCACCATATCTTTTTAAATTTTGAACAGGTGAGTTACATCGATAGTTCTGGACTTGGCGTTTGTTTGGGGATCCATTCTCGGCTCGTCAAACAACTAGGATACATACGAATCGTATCCCCTTCTGAAAAAGTACGTTATGTTTTAGAACTCACAAAACTCAAAAGCTTACTCCAAATTTTTCCAACTTTGGAGCAAGCTGTAAACCACAGTTAA
- the galK gene encoding galactokinase: MDSLRSKENLNHFERIFGKTNSKPRLFEAPARINIIGEHVDYLGGIVLPAAINFSVQVFLRPNQSQIFQFHSVTYNETVKVQKPFQSHPTSPWTDYITGVIVEMEALGFDVPGFDLLVDGNIPQGSGLSSSAALEVVTGFAISETYGFGIKKEDIAVIGQKAENNFVGTKCGIMDQFIIAVGKENDCISLNTNTLSYSYHHFELEDYEFYLINSNVKHNLKDSAYNKRRLECESALEKIQAKFPNFKQLYDVTLSKEELIDCGLTGDELKRTIHVTSERDRTKQVIQGLESNQFSQVGVSLFETHESLSKNFEVSCEETDFIVSTLKSLGVIGARMIGGGFGGCVLVLDKKNQFAKINEELKKSYQQKFNLELDFYKFQISDGVKEIFT; encoded by the coding sequence GTGGATTCATTGAGAAGTAAAGAAAATTTGAATCATTTTGAAAGGATATTTGGAAAAACAAATTCCAAACCGCGATTGTTTGAAGCACCCGCAAGGATCAATATCATTGGGGAACATGTGGATTATTTGGGTGGAATTGTTCTACCAGCAGCGATCAATTTTTCGGTTCAAGTTTTCTTACGACCCAACCAATCGCAAATTTTCCAATTCCATTCTGTAACATATAATGAAACTGTAAAAGTCCAAAAACCTTTCCAATCCCATCCTACTTCTCCATGGACTGATTACATCACAGGAGTCATTGTTGAAATGGAAGCACTTGGATTTGATGTACCTGGTTTTGATCTTTTAGTCGATGGAAATATACCACAAGGTTCTGGCCTTTCCTCCTCAGCTGCCTTAGAGGTGGTCACTGGATTTGCAATTTCCGAAACATATGGTTTTGGGATTAAAAAAGAGGACATTGCTGTCATCGGTCAAAAAGCCGAAAACAATTTTGTAGGAACTAAATGTGGGATCATGGACCAATTCATCATCGCAGTTGGCAAAGAAAATGATTGTATCTCGCTGAATACCAATACTCTCTCCTATTCCTACCATCATTTTGAATTAGAAGATTATGAATTTTATCTCATCAATTCGAATGTTAAACACAACCTCAAGGACAGTGCCTATAACAAACGTAGGTTAGAATGTGAATCTGCTTTGGAAAAGATACAGGCAAAGTTCCCAAATTTTAAGCAACTTTATGATGTCACTTTGTCAAAAGAGGAATTGATTGATTGTGGTCTAACTGGAGACGAACTCAAACGTACAATTCATGTCACATCTGAGCGAGATAGGACAAAACAAGTCATCCAGGGTTTGGAATCGAATCAGTTTTCTCAAGTAGGTGTGTCTTTATTTGAAACTCATGAATCTCTTTCAAAAAATTTCGAAGTGTCTTGTGAAGAAACTGACTTTATCGTTTCGACCCTAAAGAGTTTGGGAGTCATCGGTGCGCGAATGATTGGAGGTGGATTTGGTGGGTGCGTACTCGTACTAGACAAAAAAAATCAGTTTGCTAAAATAAATGAGGAATTGAAAAAAAGTTATCAACAAAAATTTAACCTTGAGTTAGACTTCTACAAGTTTCAAATCTCAGACGGAGTGAAGGAAATTTTTACATGA
- the mtnP gene encoding S-methyl-5'-thioadenosine phosphorylase: MANVVKIGVIGGTGLYSIDGMEILNEIHPDTPWGKPSDKITIGRFKGKEIAFLPRHGKGHFLNPSEVPARANIAALKQLGVEEIIAFSSVGSLRQEIAPRDFVIPSQIIDRTKSRHATFFENGMVAHAPFADPFSQGLAKKVEEAAKQINLPIHTNKTLICMEGPLFSTRAESHMYRSWGADIINMTVLPEAKLAREAEILYQMVCMSTDYDCWKEDEAHVTLEMVLANLSTNADTAKKLLSTLIDLLGKSDDTSLVGSTKFSLVTAPEKRNPEQIAKLKFLFPSYF, translated from the coding sequence ATGGCAAATGTAGTGAAAATCGGGGTGATTGGCGGAACAGGTTTATATTCGATCGATGGAATGGAAATTCTAAACGAAATCCATCCTGATACACCATGGGGCAAACCTTCCGATAAAATCACCATTGGTCGTTTTAAAGGAAAAGAAATTGCCTTTTTACCAAGGCATGGAAAAGGTCATTTTTTAAATCCAAGTGAAGTTCCTGCTCGTGCAAACATTGCCGCATTAAAACAGTTAGGTGTTGAAGAAATCATTGCCTTTAGTTCTGTCGGAAGTCTCCGACAAGAAATTGCACCACGTGATTTTGTGATTCCATCACAGATCATTGACAGAACCAAATCACGACATGCAACTTTTTTTGAAAATGGAATGGTTGCCCATGCTCCTTTTGCTGATCCGTTTTCTCAAGGCTTAGCTAAAAAAGTGGAAGAAGCTGCAAAACAAATCAATCTCCCGATCCATACGAACAAAACATTAATTTGTATGGAAGGACCGCTTTTTTCGACTCGAGCAGAATCCCATATGTACCGGTCATGGGGTGCTGACATCATCAATATGACAGTATTACCAGAAGCAAAACTAGCTAGAGAAGCAGAAATTTTATACCAAATGGTTTGTATGTCTACTGATTATGACTGTTGGAAAGAAGACGAAGCTCATGTGACTTTGGAAATGGTTCTTGCTAACTTGAGTACAAATGCGGATACTGCAAAAAAACTGCTTTCAACTTTGATTGATTTATTAGGAAAGTCGGATGATACCAGTTTGGTGGGAAGTACAAAGTTTTCACTTGTGACTGCTCCGGAGAAACGAAACCCAGAACAAATTGCTAAGTTAAAATTTTTGTTTCCAAGTTATTTTTAA